The genomic interval GCCGTGCGCGGCGCGGACATCAGTTACAACGGCGCGCCGACCGGATACGCCGCGAGCCCCCGCGAGGCGATCTCCTACGTCAGCGCGCACGACAACCAGACGCTGTTCGACGCGGTGCTGCTCAAAGCGCCCCTCGGCGCCACGGCCGCGCAGCGGACCCGCATGCAGAACCTTGGCAACAGCCTGGTGCTGCTGGGTCAGGGCCTGCCGTTCAGTTACGCCGGCGATGAGATCCTGCGGTCCAAGAGTTTCGACACGGACAGCTACAACAGCGGCGACTGGTTCAACACCCTGGACTTCACCGGCAAGAGCAACGGGTTCGGCCGGGGCCTGCCACCCGCCGAGAAGAACGCCGGCAACTGGGACCTGTACCGCGCGCTCCTCGGCAATCCGGCCCTCAAGGTCAGTCCAGCCGATGTGAGCCGGGCCTTCGACCATTACCGCGAGATGCTGCGCGTGCGCTACTCGAGCAGCCTGTTCCGCATGGAGACGGCCGCGCAGGTGCAGCAGGGCCTGACCTTCCTGAATGTCGGCCCGGCGCAGCAGCCCGGCGTGATCGCCATGAAACTCAGCGGCGCCGTGAGCGCCACGAACCCCTACCGGCAGGTGCTGGTGGTGTTCAACGCCACCGGTCAGAGCGTGACGCTGAACGACCCGGCCCTCACGGGCCTGAACCTCAGCCTGCACCCGGTGCTGGCGGGCAGCACCGACCCGGTCGTGAAGGGCAGCCGCGCCAGTGGCGGCAGCGTGACCGTTCCGGCCCTCACCACGGCCGTGTTCGTCAGTCAATAAACCGGTGCAGGCGGGCCGCCCAGGTGAGAAGGCGGCCCGCCTGCGGTATGTTCGGGCTCAGATCACCCGCAGGAGTTTCACCCATGCAAACCATTGAAAACCAGACGTTCACCAAAAAACGCATCGAGATCGACGGTACCCAGTTTCAGAACTGCACGTTCGTCGAGTGCCTCCTGGTGTACAAGGGCACGGACGGCACCGCCATGAACGACTGTCAGCTTGACAACACCGGCTTTGCCTTTGAAGGCAACGCCGCGAAAACCATCGAGTTGCTCGCCGCCATGTACCGGGGCGGTTTCCAGGAGCTGGTCGAGGCGACCATCGCCAGCATTCGCGGCGAGACGGACCAGGACCCCGGGCACGCGCAGGCCTGACCGGCCCGCACCGGCCCGACGGGACCCCTGGCGGGTCCCGTTCGCGTTGCGGTGCGGACGCTATGCTGCCGCGCATGACCCCCTCCCCCCTGCCAGTAATTCTTGACGGTGACCCGGGCCTGGACGACGCGGTGGCGTGGCTGATGGCGCTGGGCAGCCCGGAGGACCTGACGGTGCTGGGCGTCACGACTGTGCACGGCAACGTGGGCCTGGAGCTCACCACGCGCAATGCGGGCGTGACCCTGGCTCTGGCGGGACCGGCCGGCGAGGCCGTTCGGGTGTATCCGGGCGCGGACCGGCCCCTGGTCCGTGAGGCCCTGACGGCCGCGGCGGTGCATGGGGACTCGGGCCTGCCCGCGGAGAATCTGCCGGAACCTCGTTGTCCGGCCGAACCCGAGCACGCCGTTGATTTCATCATCCGGACGGTGCGCGAGCGGCCTGGGCAGGTGACGCTGGTCCCCACCGGCCCCCTCACGAACGTGGCGCTGGCCTTGCGTCTGGCGCCGGAGATAGCGCCGCTGATCCGGGAGATTGTGTGGATGGGCGGCAGTACCGCGCAGGGCAACCGGACCCCCGCCGCTGAATTCAATGCCCTGGCCGACCCGCACGCCGCTCAGGTGGTGTTCGGCAGCGGGGTGCCGCTGCGGATGGTGGGGCTGAACGTCACCCTGCAGTGCATTGCCAGTCCGGACCGGGTGCAGGCGCTGCGGGCGCTGGGAACGCGGGCGGGGGTGGTGTGCGCGGAGCTGCTCACCTTCTACGGCGGTGTGTACCGCCGCCGGTACGGTCTGAACGGGGGCGCCCTGCATGATCCTCTGGCGGTAGCGGCTGCGTTCCGTCCGGAGTTGCTGGAGTGGCAGGGCATGCACGTGGCCGCCGAGCTTCAGGAGGGGCTGAACCTGGGCCGGACGGTCTGCGATCTGTACGGCGTGACCGGTCAGCCGGCGAATGCGCTGGTGGCGGTAGGGGTCCGTGACCCCGAGTTCTTTGCGCTGCTGCTGGAGCGTCTCGCCCGCCTGCCCTGACGCCCTGTGGTGGGCTCAGGCAGGCCCGTCAGTGATATGCACGGGCACCTCGTGGGCGCCGGGTAGCAGGTAGGCGCGCAGGGCAGAACGGCTGAGGTCGGCGATCAGGTACGGCACCGGGTACGCCGCAAGGCGCAGATCGGTGGCGCTGGGGGTCTCCGGGCCGCGCGGGTGGCTGTGGTACAGACCCACGAGGTTCAGCCCTTCGGCGCGCATGGCTTTCAGGGCGCGCAGCAGCTGTCCGGGGTCCGCGAGGTACTCCCTGCGGGGGTCAGGGGCGATGTTGGCCAGCGGGTACAGGGTGCGCACCACCCATGCGGGGCCGCGCTGCACGCCGCCGAGCGCTCCCAGCTGTTCGCGTTCGGGGTCCTGCCGCACGTGGGTCCAGAGGGCCGCGTGCAGCGCGGCGGGCAGGTACAGGGGCACGGGGTGCATTATGCCCCTGGCACCGCCCTGGGGTGAGCAGGGTGAAATGCCGTGCTGGTGCGGAATTGGGTGGTGGTTTGGGGTACACTGCCGGGCATGGCGAAGGCTCGTTCAAGGGGTGCAGCTCCGGTCAGCCGGTTCGACGGAGAGGCCCTGGGCCTGGTGCTGTTCGCGCTGGGGATTTTTCTGGGGGTGACGGTGTTCATGCCGCCGGTTGAGGCGGGCGGGGACTCGTTCATGGCGCAGGCGCGTGCGGTGCTGGTGGGCTGGCTGGGCTGGGGTGCGACGCTGCTGCCGGTGGTGCCGGTGGCGTACGGCACGCTGGTGTTCCTGGGGCGTGACGTGGGGAACCTGACGCGGCGGGTGCTGGGGGGCGTGGCGGTGGTGCTGTCGCTGCTGGCCCTTCATGAGGTGCTGGAGGCCGGTCAGGGCGGCACGCTGGTCGGTCTTGTGATGGGGCCGCTGCTGAGGGCCGTGAGTTATGCCGCGGCGCTGCTGCCGCTCCTGACCCTGACGCTGGGCACCGAGGTGATGCTGCGCCTGTCGCCGCTGTCCCTGCTCAAGGGGTTCTTCCGGGCCCTGAGCATGATGCTGGGCGGCGGAGCGGCGCAGGTGCAGGGTGTGATCGAGGCGCGGCAGGAGGGCCGGGAGGCGGCGCGCGCGCGCGTGGGGGCCCGGCAGGGCCTGGCAACGCTGGCCCGGGACGTGGAGGGCCTGCGCCGCCTGTACCCGGACGCGCCGGAACTGCACGATCTGCACGAGGAGCTGCGGGATGCGCAGCGGGACGTGCGGACCCTGGATGAGGCGGGACTGAAGAACCTGGACCGGGACCTGGCCGGCTGGCGTGAAGTGGTGAAGACGTTTGTAGGGAACGCCGCGCGGGATCTGCGGGCGGCCGTGGAGACCGAGGCCCCCGAGGCTGGGGCGCTGGTGGAGGCCACGGCGAACGAAGTGCGGGCCGGGCGGCACGACCTGAGTCCCGAACTGCCGAGCACCATGGCGAGCGCCTCCCTGGAACGGTTGAGGCGAACGCTGGTGCTGGAAGCCCAGCGGCTCGCGCAGCGCGCCGGGCGCCTGGAGCGGGAGCGCAAGGCGGCCGAAAAGGGCCTGGCGAAGGCCGACGCGGCGGCCCTAAGCCGGGAATGGCCGGCACACCGCGCCCGCGTGAAGGAATGGCAGGAGCTGGCCGCGGAATTCACAGCCTGGCGGGCGCGGGCTGCTGCGTACGCGGGATGGCCGGAACTGGCCGCGGCGTTCGACCGTGCCCCCACAGACGTGGCCGAATCTCTTGCCGAGGCCCTGGGAACCGACCCGGACGCGGTGCTGGCCGACCCGTCCGGGTGGCGGGCGCAGCTGGCCCGCGCGCAGGAGGAGGCGCGCCGGCGCGCGGAGGCGATTACGCCCGCCGCGCACGTCGAGGCGGGCGTGCCCACGCTGGATTTCGATTTCACCGGCCTGACGTCAACGTCGGCTGACACCGGGGTGACGACCTCCCCGCCGCTGTGGACACCGCCTGCCCGCGCCGTGGGGGCTGTGCCAGAGATGGCCGAGTCCACGGCGGTGACCCTCCCGCCGGTTCCCCCGGTGGCAGGGGGCCTCTCCCCTGCTCCCCGAACCTCCCCTGAAGAGCCGCAGGAGCAACCAGCTGAACCGCTCCTGTGGAACGCTGCGCCGGGCCCGGCCGTGGTCTCGGTGAGCGCCACGCCTGTCAGCCTGCCGCCGGCGGCGCAGCGGCCCGCGCCGGTGCTGGCCCCGGAGGTGCGGCCCGACCCGGAGCTGGGGGGGGTTGACCCGTTCAGCGGCTGGGACGATGACGACCTGCCTTTCGGTCCCTCCGGCGGGGGCAGCGGCACGCCGGTGGTGACGGCCCCGTCGGTGGTTGCTGCGCCCTGGGAAACGTCGGTGCCGGAACGCCGCCCGGTGCCGGCCAGCACGCCTGCCGCGCCGCTGCCCCTGTTCACGGGCGAGCCCACCACCCGACCGGCCCAGGGCGCATTGCCCCTGGCGAAGCCGGACGAATCGCTGCTGGACCCTCTTCCGGGAGCGGCCCTCAATACAGAGGCGCTGGATATTTCGGCGCGGCAGCGGGCCGGGCTGATTGATGAGACGCTGCGGCACTTCAACCTTCAGGCCCGGGTGGTGGATTACGCGCGTGGACCAACAGTGACCCGGTATGAGATCGAGCCTGCACCCGGGGAGAAAATCAGCCGTATTGCGGGGCTGGCGAATGACCTGGCCCGCGCACTGGCGGTGGGCGGCGTGCGTGTCGAGGCGCCGGTGCCGGGCAAGAGCGTGATTGGCCTGGAGGTGCCGAACGCTGAGAGGGAGCCGATCACGTTCCATCAGGCGGCGGCCGCCCCGAGCTTCAAGAACACCCGCGCGAAACTCCCGGTGATTCTCGGCAAGAGCATTGACGGGGAGATGATGGTGGGGGACCTGGCGAAGATGCCCCACCTGCTGGTGGCGGGCAGCACCGGCAGCGGGAAGTCGGTGTGCGTGAACACGCTGATCACGAGCCTGCTGTTCAAGTACCTGCCCACGGAGCTGCGGTTCCTGATGATCGACCCGAAAATGGTGGAGCTGACGCCGTACGACGGCATTCCGCATCTGGTGCGGGCCGTTGTCACGAACCCGGTGGATGCGGCGGGGGTTCTGCTGGGCGCCGTGGCCCACATGGAACGGCGTTACAAGATGATGTCCCAGGTGGGGGCGAAGAACCTGGAGCAGTACAACGCGAAGATGCGTCAGGTAGGTGAGACGGAGCTGCCACACCTGGTGATCATCATCGACGAGCTTGCCGACCTGATGATCACGTCGCCCAAGGAGGTCGAGTCCGCCATCATGCGCCTGGCGCAGATGGCCCGGGCGACGGGCATGCATCTGGTGCTGGCGACGCAGCGGCCCAGTGTGGATATCCTCACCAGCCTGATCAAGGTGAACGTTCCGGCCAGAATTGCGTTTGCGGTGAGCAGCAGCCATGACAGCCGCACGATCCTGGACGCTCTGGGTGCCGAGCGCCTGACCGGGATGGGTGACATGCTGTACTACCAGCCTGGGCTGGTGAAGCCGGTGCGTCTGCAGGGCCCTTACATCAGTGAGGTGGAGTCCGCGCGGATTGCGGATGAGCTGCGCCGACAGGTTTTTGAGGATGCATTCGTTGAAGCGTACGGCTCGGACTTTGAGGGTGGTGTGGAGGCCAGTGGCCCCAGCGGTGACCGGACCAACATGGATTTCAGTGATCCGCTGCTGCGTCAGGCGGCACAGATCTGTATTGAGGAGGGTCAGGGCAGCGTGTCGCGGCTGCAACGGCGCCTTTCTGTCGGTCATGCGCGCGCCGGCAAGTTGATGGACATGCTGGAAGCGATGGGGGTGGTCAGTAAGCATCAGGGCAGCAAACCACGTGAGGTTCTAGTCAGCGAGGCAGAACTTCCGGACTATTTTGGAAAGTAAGAACCTGAAGAGACTCTTAAGGTCCTGATAAAAGCATGAGAGGCCCCCTAAAAGTGGGGCCGTTTTTATTTACATCACCTGTTCGCTTGCTTCCAAAAGTTGCTTTTTCACCGCTGCTGGTGAAGATTGTCTGACGGAACCATCAGTTCAATCTTCGTTTCCCGAGGTGATTTCATGAAAAAGCAGACCAGCTTTATCACGCTCAGCCTGATGCTCGTGACGCCGGCCATGGCCGGCGGTGCCGGCGGACCCGCCATGACCGCCCCCGCCGCCGCGTGCAAAAGCATCGCCCAGATCGTCATGAGCGACCCGAACTTCAGCACGCTGGCGACTGCCGTGGAGGCCGCTGGCCTGTCCCAGACCCTCATGGGCGGCAACTACACGGTCTTTGCACCCTCCAACGCCGCCTTTGCCAAGCTGCCCAGTGACACGCTGGCCGCTGCCCTGAACGACCCGGCCCTGCTGCGCGCCCTGCTCACCTACCATGTGGTGCCGGGCAAGGTCTCAGCGAAACAGGTGATGACCCTCTCCACTGCCCGGACCGTGCAGGGCGGCAGCCTGCTGATCAGCGCGTCGGGCGGCAAGGTCATGGTAGACAACGCCACCGTGACCCGCACGGACATCGCTGCCTGCAACGGCATCATTCACGTGATCGATACGGTGCTGATGCCCGCGATGGCCGCGGCCCCCGCCCAGCCGGCCGCCACGGTCACTGCGCCCGCACCGGCCCCCACGGCCACCGCGCCCGCCACCACCACGGCGCCCGCGGCCACCGACATCATGGCCATCCCGGCGCTGCCCGTGGGCGTGACCACCGCACCCGCGACGACCACGACCACCACGGAGACAACGACCACCACCGACACGACGGTCACCACCGACACCACCACGGAGACGACGGCCACTGCCGATACCACCGCGGATATGACCGAAGGCACCACCCTGTATGACGTGATCGGCACCGACGAGCGTTTCAGCACGCTGCGCGACCTGCTCAGCGACGCCGAACTGACCGAAGTGCTCATCAGCAACGACTACACCATCTTCGCGCCCACCAACGAAGCCTTTGAAGCGCTGGATCCCGATACGCTCGCGCTGATCGCCAGCAACCCCGATACCCTCAAGGCCGTCCTGCTGTATCACGTGGTGTCCGGCAAGGTCACCGGCGAGCAGCTGGGGCAAGCCACGCAGCTGCGCAGTGAGCAGGGCGCCAGCCTGAACTTCAAGCTGGACGGCACCACCCAGATGGTCAATGAGGCCACCGTGACCGTCACGCCGGTCGAAGCCAGCAACGGTTACATCTACGCGGTAGACCAGGTGCTGCTGCCCCCTGACCTGGTGCTGCCCACGGCGCCCGCCGACACGACCGGGACGTCAACGACCGATACGACAACGGCGACCACGACCACCACAACCGCGACCACCACGACCACCACGGCAACCACGACTGTGACCCTGGCGAGCGCACAGTCCGGCGCAACGCTGATGGAAGTGCTCAGCCAGCCTCAGTTCAGCACGCTGCTGAGCCTGGTGCAGAAAGCCAACCTGATGGGCGCCCTGACTGCAGGTGACGTGACCCTCTTTGCGCCCACGAATGACGCCTTTGCGAAGCTGCCGCAGACGACCCTGGACGCACTGATGGCCAGCCCGGATCAGCTCAAGCAGGTGCTGCTGTTCCACGTGGTCACGGGCCGCGTGGTCGATGCTGGCCTGAACGTCGCTCAGCTGCGGTCCATGGAAGGCAGCAGCATTGACCTGACCACGAATGGCAGCACCTACCGCGTGGGCGTCCTGAAGGCTGGTGCCATCACCGGCGGCACGATCAATACCCGCGCCGATGCCGGCAACAGCGTCGTTTACCCGATCGATACGGTGCTTCTGCCCCCCACCCTGAAGTAAGCGTATTCACGCTGGCCGCCCGGACACACTCCGGGCGGCCAGTGTCACGCCGGGGCAAGTCAGACGGGTTCGAGGTCCGGATGCTGGCGAAGGAACTGTGCCCACGTGGCGTGCGTGCGGGGCAGACCGGCACGTTCTGTCCAGGCCCAGTAGGGGGTGTAGAGGCTGCGGGCCGTGACCACCTCATCACGGAAGATGTGTGCACTGAGGCCGGTGCGCATCAGCCCGCTCGTCTCGAAGCGCCGCAGGACGCCCCGGCGGTCGTAAGGCACCGCCCGCAATGTGGCCTCCCACCCCTGGGGGGTGGCGGTGAGCAGCAGGTATTGTGCGCGCGGGTCGCCTGTGGCGGGCGCGCCAACTGCACCCGTATTGAGAATCAGGACGCCGTTCAGGGTAGCGTGAACCGGCCGGTGAATGTGCGAACCGATCAGGACCCCATACGGCGCCTCACCCGGGCGATGGGCAAGCGCCGCAATCCGGTCCGGCGCGCTGCGGTCACTGAGGCTTTCCCGGTAGTGGTCGCGGGTGCCATGCGCCATCTGCACGGCACTCAGGCCAGCTTGGTGCAGGTCGAGGAACATCGGCCAGCTGGCGGGCACATGCAGCAGCCCGGCGTGGTCGAGCTGTTCGGCGCTCCAGGCTGTCGCGCCCCAGAATGGGTCCGTGAACCAGTCCGCGGGGAGGTTAGCGCTGCGGGTGTGCCAGAGGCGCAGGAGATCATCGTGGTTGCCGAGGGTGAAGGTGACATCGGTCCGTTCGAGCAGCGTGCGCAGCACTTCGACCGAGTCGGGACCCCGGTTCACGACGTCGCCGTTGACGATCAGCCGCTCAGCCCCCTGGTTCCGGGCGTCGCGCAGGACCGCCCGGAGCGCGTCGGCATTGCCGTGGATATCTGCCAGGACTGCCAGCCTCATTCGGCCGGCAGTCTAGGGCATGCTGGGCGGCGCAACCGGAATGCGCCGCCCACTCAGCCGAAGATCAGGGTTATCCGGGGGAGGGGTCAGTTCCGGAAGATGACCTCCTCCCGGCTGAAGGACCGCAGGGCCAGGGCACACAGGGTTAGCGCGGCAAGAAGATTCACGGCGAACGCCAGGGCGGCGTGCCCAGGGTTCAACGCGCCGCGCACCGTGTCCAGGATACTGACCATCCCGCCAATCAGAGGAACGGCGTACAGGCCGGGTCCACTGTGCAGGAAGTCCGCGAACTGCAGCATCACTGCGGGAATGACGATCAGCATGGTGATGGGCGCCACGTAGGTCTGGGCTTCCTTGAAGGACCGGGCGTAGATGCCCACAGTGATCAGCAGGGCGCTGATCAGGACCGCCGTGGAGGCGGCGGTGCCGAGCAGGGACAGCAGGGCAGACGGGCTGAGGCTCAGCTGCCCGCCGATGCCCTGCGTGAAGGCGGCGCTGGCTTCCGGCTGCCGGTCCTGGAGGGCGCGCATGGCCAGGCCGCTGAGGAGGAACCCGGCCACACTGAAAGCGGCGCTGGTGAGGGCCGTCAGGGTCGTGGCGAGCAGCTTGCCGGCGACAACCTCGGCGCGGCGGACCGGCGAGACGAGCAGGCTTTCAAGCGTGCCGCGTTCCTTCTCTCCTGCTGTGGCGTCCAGGGCAGTGGCCATGGCGCCCGCGAGGATGAACTGCATCATCAGCATGGGAATCAGGAAGGCCAGCTGGCCACTGCGTTGCTCCTGGGTGCTGCTGGCGTCCACGGGGCGCAGGGTGACCGGCGTGAGCGTGGACTCGCTGAGGCCAAGGCTGGTGAGGCGCTGTACGGTCAACTGCCGGTTGTAGGCTTCAAGGACGTCCTGCACTTTGCTGTACGCGCCAGTCTGCGCGCGCAGGTTGCCCAGTTTGGCGTAGATGTTCAGCGTTCCCGTGCCGTCACCGGCCCGCTCGGGCAGTGGTGAGGAAGCCTGGACGGCGGCGTCCACGCTGCCGCTCTGCACCGCCTGGAGCGGGTCGGTGACGGGCACGAGATCCACGCCGGCGCGGACGACCGTGCCGTCCGGGAGGGTTTCGTCGCGTTCCAGCGCGGCACGCAACCCGCCGGGGAGTTCGCCGCTGATGCCCAGCTGCTGCCGGGTCTGCTGCTGTCCGCCGATCAGGCTACCCATCATCAGTGGGAGGCCCAGCGTGAACAGCGGGATCAGGATCAGCGGCATGAGGATGGTGGCGTTCAGGGTGCGCCGGTCCCGCAGGGTCGACAGGAGGTCGCGGACGGTGATTTCCCACACCAGGGCGCGGCGCAGGCCGCGGCGCGCGTCAGCCGGCATGTGGCACCTCGGCCTGTATGAGGTGGAAAAAGGCGCCTTCCAGGGTGGTCTGCGCGGTGCGCTGCAGGATGTCAGGAATGGAACTGACCGTGAGGAGGCGACCCTCATGTAGGATGGCGACGCGGTCGCAGACTTCCTCGACCTCACTCATGACGTGCGTGGAGTAGACGGTCAGACGTCCAGGCGCGCGGGTGGCGTGGACAAAGTCCAGCAGGGTGCGCCGCGCGAAGATGTCCAGGCCGCTGGCCGCTTCGTCGAGAATCAGGATGGGCGGGTCATGGATGACGGCGCGGGCAATCACCACTTTCTGTTTCATCCCGGTGGAGTACTCGCCCGCGCGGGCGTCGAGGGTGCGGCCCAGGTCCAGGCGGCGGTCGAGTTCGTCGATGCGGGCGTCCGCCTGGGCGCGGCTCAGGCCGTACAGGGCGGCAAAGGAGCGCAGCACCTCCCGGCCGGTCAGGCGTGCAGGAAGGCCCATGCCGCCGTTCACGACGCCCACGACACGCCGGACGCCTTCAGGATCGCTGTGAATGTCATGTCCGGCGACGGTGGCCGTGCCGCTGTCGGGCCGGAGGAGCGTGGCGAGGATGCGCAGCAGGGTGGTTTTTCCGGCGCCGTTGGGGCCGAGCAGGCCGAACACCTCGCCTTCGCGGGCGCTGAAGGTGACCTGCCGGAGGGCGGGATAGGTCCCGTAGGTTTTGGTCAGGGTGTGAATGTCGAGCATGGATCTCCTTAGGGTTCGCCGGGCGGCCCGTTCAGGCTACGCCGCACCCGACCGTGAAGTTCCCTGAAGTGACCAGTCAAACGGTGAGATGGATGTGGATCAGGACCAAAAAGCCTGTGCTGGCGCAGCAAAGCGTTCGCTGTCACAGGACGCTCCTAAAACGCAATACCCCCATTGCCTCATGCACTATGAGAGAAAATCTGCGACAATAGGAAAGTTGCGCTAGAGGGCGCAGCTTCCGCCGAAGTTGCACCGAGTCAGGTTTTTAAACGTCCCGACACCGTCTTCGACGCCACCCGCCCTCACGGTCCACACCCTCAGCCGGGCGTGACCGGACCCGAATCACCCTCGTTCATCGCCGCACCACCTCCAGGGAGGCGCGGCGCCCGGAGGACCACATGTTTAACCCCCCCACCCTCGAAGATCTGCAGGAAACCCGGCGCGCCAACGAGAAGCTTGTTCTCAAGGCGCTGGAAAGCAAACCCGAATGGGTTGAAACCGAACTTGCCAAGACCACCGGTCTGGCGCTGTCCCACCTGCGCGCCGCGCTTGCCAGCCTGCTCGATCAGGGCCGCGTGCGCCGTCTGCCCGGCACCGGGACGCGCGCCGTGTACGGCCTCGCTGATCCCGGCCTGGCCGACGTGCCTGCCACGGCCCTGACCAGCGACGCGAAGAAGGTCCGCGATTATCTCGAAGGGCGCGCTGACTCCGCGCTGTACATGAGTGATCAGCTCCGCATGACCCGCGAGGACGTCATGGCCGCCCTGAGCCTCCTCAACGCGCACGGCATGATCACCTGCACCTTCGTGGGCAGCCTCGTGATCTTCCGCCTGAAAGAAACCCAGGCGCTGGGTCAGGAAAGCGCCGCACCCGAAAAGACCGGGCGCAAGAAAAACGTCGCCTGAACCTGGGCGCCTCCCTCTCCCCCGCCCCGGCGGGGGTTTTTTCTGGCTCATCAGGCCAAGAGAAAAGCCGCCGCGCCCACGGGTGCGGCGGCCTGACCTGCGCTGAAGCTATTCCTTCACGCCGCCCGCGACGGCGCCGCCCACGAAGAAGTTCTGGAAGCCGTAGAACAGCCCCACGATCGGCAGGGCGCCCAGCGTGGCCGCCGCGGCGAACACGCCCCACTTCGTGCTGAACTGCCCGCTGGTGAACGACCGGAGCATCACGCCGACCGTCCAGTGCTCCACGCCGGTCATCAGGATGCTGGCGAGAATGAACTCCGCGTAGGTGCCGATAAACTGGTTCAGGAAGATAAAAACCAGCATGCCGCGCGACAGGGGCAGCACCACGCGGGTGAAGGTCTGCCAGCGGGTCGCGCCGTCGACCATCGCTGCTTCCTCCAGCGATTCCGGCAGGCTCTCCACGTACCCCTTGAAGATCCAGGTGTTGAAGGCAATGGCGCCGCCGGAGTACGCCAGGATCAGCCCGGTGAACGTGTTGCTCAGGCCCAGGTCAGTCAGGAGTTTGAACACGGCCACGAGAGCCAGAAACACCGGGAACATCTGAATAAAGATGAAGAACAGCAGCATCTGGAAACGGCCCGGGAAGCGCAGGCGCGCCATGGCGTACCCGGCGGTGGTGGACAGCAGGATCGCCAGAATGCCGGTCAGCCCGGAGACCAGCAGGGTATTGCGGACGGACAGCAGGAACTTGCTCTCGTTGCTGCCCCCCGTGAACTGCGCGGGGGTCATGAAGATTACCAGCACCGCCAGCGCCGCCACGAGTGTCCGCAGACTCCAGGCGCGGATGTTCGCCTGCGCTTCGCTGTCGCGGCCTACTCTGCTGATCAGCAGGGACAGCAGCAGCGCCGCGAGCGCCGCGCCGGAGATCAGCGCCAGCAGCAGCTGCCACGCGGGGATGGTCACGCCCTCGAAGAGCTTCCCGAAGTTCTCCAGGCTGAGCTGGCTGACGTCCGGAAGCAGCCCGGTTTTATAGAACGGGTTGGTGCTGCCAAAGTCAGGGAAGGCGAAGAGGCTGTTGCGCGGATCGAACGCCGCGATCAGCACGTAAAGCAGCGGGTAGATGGCGCCCAGAACGACCAGAATCAGGAACAGGTGGGTCAGCTGGTCGCCCAGCACCGCGGCGTAGCTGATGCGGCGCCCCGTACGGGCCATGCCGATCTGCTGGCCCAGCAGACTGGTGAGGGCCAGCACACCGCTGGCGGCCAGCAGGAACAGCAGGAAGCGCACCCAGCCGCGCTCCACGAAGTAGATGGAAAAACTCTTGGCCTTGCCGTTCAGGCTGTTGTTCAGCGTGACGCCCAGCCAGATGAGCAGGCCGAGAACGACCGCGCCGACCACCCAGGGCAGCAGGCGGCGCAGGAGCGTGGGTTCACGGTGCACGTACCCGCCGGGCGGCAGGGGCGCGTTGCGGTTCGGGGTGGGGGCGGCGGTCACTTGCGGGCCTCCTCGAACACGCCGGCCGCCTTGAAGTTCACGAGGCTGATGGCGAGCGTCAAGAAGAAGATGATCAGGGCGATGGCGCTGGCCAGGGCGAAGTTCTGCCCGCCGCTGGACACGAACGC from Deinococcus taeanensis carries:
- a CDS encoding fasciclin domain-containing protein; the protein is MKKQTSFITLSLMLVTPAMAGGAGGPAMTAPAAACKSIAQIVMSDPNFSTLATAVEAAGLSQTLMGGNYTVFAPSNAAFAKLPSDTLAAALNDPALLRALLTYHVVPGKVSAKQVMTLSTARTVQGGSLLISASGGKVMVDNATVTRTDIAACNGIIHVIDTVLMPAMAAAPAQPAATVTAPAPAPTATAPATTTAPAATDIMAIPALPVGVTTAPATTTTTTETTTTTDTTVTTDTTTETTATADTTADMTEGTTLYDVIGTDERFSTLRDLLSDAELTEVLISNDYTIFAPTNEAFEALDPDTLALIASNPDTLKAVLLYHVVSGKVTGEQLGQATQLRSEQGASLNFKLDGTTQMVNEATVTVTPVEASNGYIYAVDQVLLPPDLVLPTAPADTTGTSTTDTTTATTTTTTATTTTTTATTTVTLASAQSGATLMEVLSQPQFSTLLSLVQKANLMGALTAGDVTLFAPTNDAFAKLPQTTLDALMASPDQLKQVLLFHVVTGRVVDAGLNVAQLRSMEGSSIDLTTNGSTYRVGVLKAGAITGGTINTRADAGNSVVYPIDTVLLPPTLK
- a CDS encoding alpha-1,6-glucosidase domain-containing protein; translated protein: MYRALLGNPALKVSPADVSRAFDHYREMLRVRYSSSLFRMETAAQVQQGLTFLNVGPAQQPGVIAMKLSGAVSATNPYRQVLVVFNATGQSVTLNDPALTGLNLSLHPVLAGSTDPVVKGSRASGGSVTVPALTTAVFVSQ
- a CDS encoding FtsK/SpoIIIE family DNA translocase; the protein is MAKARSRGAAPVSRFDGEALGLVLFALGIFLGVTVFMPPVEAGGDSFMAQARAVLVGWLGWGATLLPVVPVAYGTLVFLGRDVGNLTRRVLGGVAVVLSLLALHEVLEAGQGGTLVGLVMGPLLRAVSYAAALLPLLTLTLGTEVMLRLSPLSLLKGFFRALSMMLGGGAAQVQGVIEARQEGREAARARVGARQGLATLARDVEGLRRLYPDAPELHDLHEELRDAQRDVRTLDEAGLKNLDRDLAGWREVVKTFVGNAARDLRAAVETEAPEAGALVEATANEVRAGRHDLSPELPSTMASASLERLRRTLVLEAQRLAQRAGRLERERKAAEKGLAKADAAALSREWPAHRARVKEWQELAAEFTAWRARAAAYAGWPELAAAFDRAPTDVAESLAEALGTDPDAVLADPSGWRAQLARAQEEARRRAEAITPAAHVEAGVPTLDFDFTGLTSTSADTGVTTSPPLWTPPARAVGAVPEMAESTAVTLPPVPPVAGGLSPAPRTSPEEPQEQPAEPLLWNAAPGPAVVSVSATPVSLPPAAQRPAPVLAPEVRPDPELGGVDPFSGWDDDDLPFGPSGGGSGTPVVTAPSVVAAPWETSVPERRPVPASTPAAPLPLFTGEPTTRPAQGALPLAKPDESLLDPLPGAALNTEALDISARQRAGLIDETLRHFNLQARVVDYARGPTVTRYEIEPAPGEKISRIAGLANDLARALAVGGVRVEAPVPGKSVIGLEVPNAEREPITFHQAAAAPSFKNTRAKLPVILGKSIDGEMMVGDLAKMPHLLVAGSTGSGKSVCVNTLITSLLFKYLPTELRFLMIDPKMVELTPYDGIPHLVRAVVTNPVDAAGVLLGAVAHMERRYKMMSQVGAKNLEQYNAKMRQVGETELPHLVIIIDELADLMITSPKEVESAIMRLAQMARATGMHLVLATQRPSVDILTSLIKVNVPARIAFAVSSSHDSRTILDALGAERLTGMGDMLYYQPGLVKPVRLQGPYISEVESARIADELRRQVFEDAFVEAYGSDFEGGVEASGPSGDRTNMDFSDPLLRQAAQICIEEGQGSVSRLQRRLSVGHARAGKLMDMLEAMGVVSKHQGSKPREVLVSEAELPDYFGK
- a CDS encoding nucleoside hydrolase — encoded protein: MTPSPLPVILDGDPGLDDAVAWLMALGSPEDLTVLGVTTVHGNVGLELTTRNAGVTLALAGPAGEAVRVYPGADRPLVREALTAAAVHGDSGLPAENLPEPRCPAEPEHAVDFIIRTVRERPGQVTLVPTGPLTNVALALRLAPEIAPLIREIVWMGGSTAQGNRTPAAEFNALADPHAAQVVFGSGVPLRMVGLNVTLQCIASPDRVQALRALGTRAGVVCAELLTFYGGVYRRRYGLNGGALHDPLAVAAAFRPELLEWQGMHVAAELQEGLNLGRTVCDLYGVTGQPANALVAVGVRDPEFFALLLERLARLP
- a CDS encoding Mov34/MPN/PAD-1 family protein, whose amino-acid sequence is MHPVPLYLPAALHAALWTHVRQDPEREQLGALGGVQRGPAWVVRTLYPLANIAPDPRREYLADPGQLLRALKAMRAEGLNLVGLYHSHPRGPETPSATDLRLAAYPVPYLIADLSRSALRAYLLPGAHEVPVHITDGPA